A genome region from Erigeron canadensis isolate Cc75 chromosome 3, C_canadensis_v1, whole genome shotgun sequence includes the following:
- the LOC122593380 gene encoding indole-3-acetate O-methyltransferase 1 isoform X1, protein MAPPSGDNNVVVSSANVKLERLLSMKGGKGEASYANNSQAQAKHARSMLHLLKETLDGVELSSSPDTPFVVADLGCSSGSNTIFIVNVIIEHITKRYEASGYSEVPEFSAFFADLPSNDFNTLFQLLPPLANQDVGSMEECLASTGHRSFYVAGVPGSFYRRLFPAKSIDVFYSAFSLHWLSQVPESVVEKSSTAYNKGKIYIQGANKITANEYKKQFQTDLAGFLKARSKEMRKGGSMFIALLGRTSEDPADQGGAGLLFGTHFQDAWNDLVQEGLITSEKRDDFNIPVYAPSLQDFKQVVEANGSFSIKKLEVFQGGSPLVVSRPDDAVEVGKALANSCRSVSGVLVDAHIGDKLSDQLFLRVANRAANKAAEILENLQFYHIVVSLSLI, encoded by the exons ATGGCACCTCCTTCCGGTGACAACAATGTGGTTGTTTCATCAGCAAACGTAAAGCTTGAGAGGCTTCTTAGCATGAAAGGTGGCAAAGGTGAAGCCAGTTATGCCAACAACTCTCAAGCCCAG GCGAAACATGCCCGGTCAATGCTGCATCTCCTAAAAGAAACGCTTGACGGTGTTGAGTTAAGCAGCTCGCCCGACACACCATTTGTGGTGGCGGATCTTGGGTGCTCAAGTGGAAGCAACACCATCTTTATCGTCAACGTCATCATCGAACACATCACCAAGCGTTACGAGGCGTCTGGTTACTCAGAGGTACCGGAGTTTTCTGCTTTCTTTGCGGACCTTCCGTCCAATGACTTCAACACCCTCTTCCAGCTGCTACCGCCGCTGGCTAACCAGGACGTCGGCAGCATGGAAGAGTGTCTGGCCTCCACAGGCCATCGCTCTTTCTATGTTGCTGGGGTCCCAGGCTCTTTCTATCGGAGGCTGTTCCCAGCCAAATCAATTGATGTTTTCTACTCGGCGTTTTCCTTGCATTGGCTTTCTCAG GTACCAGAAAGTGTAGTGGAGAAATCATCAACGGCGTACAACAAGGGGAAAATATATATCCAAGGTGCGAATAAAATAACAGCCAATGAATACAAGAAACAATTTCAAACAGATCTGGCAGGGTTTCTAAAAGCGAGATCAAAGGAGATGAGGAAAGGTGGGTCAATGTTCATTGCACTACTGGGGAGGACATCGGAGGACCCCGCAGACCAGGGTGGGGCCGGCTTACTCTTTGGGACCCACTTTCAAGATGCATGGAATGATCTTGTCCAAGAG GGACTAATAACAAGCGAGAAGCGAGATGATTTTAACATTCCGGTGTATGCACCAAGCTTACAAGATTTCAAACAAGTGGTGGAAGCAAATGGGTCGTTTAGTATAAAGAAGCTGGAGGTGTTCCAAGGTGGGAGCCCGTTAGTGGTGAGCCGGCCCGATGATGCCGTGGAGGTAGGCAAGGCTCTAGCCAATAGCTGCAGGAGCGTCAGCGGGGTACTGGTGGATGCCCATATAGGAGACAAGCTCAGCGACCAGCTCTTCTTGCGCGTCGCCAACCGGGCTGCCAACAAAGCAGCCGAGATCCTTGAAAACCTCCAGTTTTACCACATTGTAGTTTCCCTCTCccttatataa
- the LOC122593380 gene encoding indole-3-acetate O-methyltransferase 1 isoform X2, producing MPTTLKPRYAKHARSMLHLLKETLDGVELSSSPDTPFVVADLGCSSGSNTIFIVNVIIEHITKRYEASGYSEVPEFSAFFADLPSNDFNTLFQLLPPLANQDVGSMEECLASTGHRSFYVAGVPGSFYRRLFPAKSIDVFYSAFSLHWLSQVPESVVEKSSTAYNKGKIYIQGANKITANEYKKQFQTDLAGFLKARSKEMRKGGSMFIALLGRTSEDPADQGGAGLLFGTHFQDAWNDLVQEGLITSEKRDDFNIPVYAPSLQDFKQVVEANGSFSIKKLEVFQGGSPLVVSRPDDAVEVGKALANSCRSVSGVLVDAHIGDKLSDQLFLRVANRAANKAAEILENLQFYHIVVSLSLI from the exons ATGCCAACAACTCTCAAGCCCAGGTAC GCGAAACATGCCCGGTCAATGCTGCATCTCCTAAAAGAAACGCTTGACGGTGTTGAGTTAAGCAGCTCGCCCGACACACCATTTGTGGTGGCGGATCTTGGGTGCTCAAGTGGAAGCAACACCATCTTTATCGTCAACGTCATCATCGAACACATCACCAAGCGTTACGAGGCGTCTGGTTACTCAGAGGTACCGGAGTTTTCTGCTTTCTTTGCGGACCTTCCGTCCAATGACTTCAACACCCTCTTCCAGCTGCTACCGCCGCTGGCTAACCAGGACGTCGGCAGCATGGAAGAGTGTCTGGCCTCCACAGGCCATCGCTCTTTCTATGTTGCTGGGGTCCCAGGCTCTTTCTATCGGAGGCTGTTCCCAGCCAAATCAATTGATGTTTTCTACTCGGCGTTTTCCTTGCATTGGCTTTCTCAG GTACCAGAAAGTGTAGTGGAGAAATCATCAACGGCGTACAACAAGGGGAAAATATATATCCAAGGTGCGAATAAAATAACAGCCAATGAATACAAGAAACAATTTCAAACAGATCTGGCAGGGTTTCTAAAAGCGAGATCAAAGGAGATGAGGAAAGGTGGGTCAATGTTCATTGCACTACTGGGGAGGACATCGGAGGACCCCGCAGACCAGGGTGGGGCCGGCTTACTCTTTGGGACCCACTTTCAAGATGCATGGAATGATCTTGTCCAAGAG GGACTAATAACAAGCGAGAAGCGAGATGATTTTAACATTCCGGTGTATGCACCAAGCTTACAAGATTTCAAACAAGTGGTGGAAGCAAATGGGTCGTTTAGTATAAAGAAGCTGGAGGTGTTCCAAGGTGGGAGCCCGTTAGTGGTGAGCCGGCCCGATGATGCCGTGGAGGTAGGCAAGGCTCTAGCCAATAGCTGCAGGAGCGTCAGCGGGGTACTGGTGGATGCCCATATAGGAGACAAGCTCAGCGACCAGCTCTTCTTGCGCGTCGCCAACCGGGCTGCCAACAAAGCAGCCGAGATCCTTGAAAACCTCCAGTTTTACCACATTGTAGTTTCCCTCTCccttatataa
- the LOC122593682 gene encoding 65-kDa microtubule-associated protein 1-like, protein MAEVDIQNPPLGETTCGSLLHQLQKIWDEVGESDEERDKMLLQIDQECLDVYKRKVDQAAKSRSHLLQALADAKHELSTLLASLGEKTFDGIPEKTSGTIKEQLAAIAPTLELLWKQKDERIKEFSDVQTQIQKICGEIAGNNDCTTKQVVDVSDLSLKKLDEFHDQLQELQKEKSDRLHKVLELVSTVHDLCAVLGIDFYSTVTEVHPSLNDATGVQSKSISNDTLARLAKTVVALKEDKKQRLQKLQELATQLTDLWNLMDTSEEEQGFFDHVTCNISASVDEVNVPGALALDLIEQAEMEVERLDRLKSSRMKEIAFKRQGELEEIFARAHVEIDTQAAREKILALIDSGNVEPSELLADMDNQIVKAKEEALSRKDILDKVEKWMSACEEESWLEDYNRDDNRYNASRGAHLNLKRAEKARILVNKIPALVDTLVAKTRAWEEDHELTFVYDGVPLLAMLDEYAMLRQEREEEKRRLKDQKKIIEQPSTEHETAFGSRSSPARPLSNTKKVVGPRANGTPNRRLSLNQNGSRSGKRDSMKSVSPSNFAKEDAASRVSGTEPAPSTP, encoded by the exons ATGGCAGAGGTAGATATTCAAAATCCACCGCTTGGAGAAACAACTTGCGGATCTTTACTTCATCAGTTGCAA AaaatttgggatgaagttggtGAAAGCGATGAGGAAAGGGATAAGATGCTTCTTCAGATAGATCAAGAATGTTTAGATGTGTACAAGAGGAAAGTTGACCAGGCTGCAAAGTCACGATCACATCTTCTTCAGGCATTGGCAGATGCTAAACATGAACTCTCTACTCTTCTTGCATCACTGGGGGAGAAAACGTTTGATGGAATT CCTGAGAAGACTTCGGGCACTATCAAGGAGCAACTTGCTGCTATTGCACCAACACTTGAACTGTTGTGGAAGCAGAAAGATGAAAGGATAAAGGAGTTCTCAGATGTGCAGACACAGATACAAAAAATATGTGGAGAAATTGCAGGAAACAATGACTGCACAACAAAGCAAGTTGTTGATGTGTCTGATTTATCCTTAAAAAAGTTGGATGAATTCCATGATCAGCTGCAAgaacttcaaaaagaaaaa AGTGATCGACTGCACAAGGTTCTTGAGTTAGTGAGCACCGTGCATGATCTTTGTGCTGTCCTCGGGATTGACTTTTATAGTACGGTTACAGAGGTTCATCCGAGTCTGAACGATGCAACTGGTGTACAGTCAAAAAGCATTAGCAACGACACACTAGCTAGGCTGGCAAAGACTGTTGTAGCTTTAAAAGAAGATAAGAAGCAAAGATTGCAGAAG CTTCAAGAATTAGCAACCCAGTTAACTGATCTTTGGAATTTAATGGATACATCTGAGGAAGAACAGGGTTTTTTTGATCACGTTACTTGTAACATATCGGCGTCAGTGGATGAAGTGAATGTCCCAGGGGCACTTGCTCTGGATTTGATTGAACAG GCCGAGATGGAAGTGGAAAGGCTTGATCGGCTTAAGTCTAGCCGAATGAAAGAGATTGCATTTAAGAGGCAAGGCGAGCTTGAAGAAATTTTTGCACGCGCACACGTAGAGATTGACACACAGGCTGCTAGGGAGAAAATTTTGGCTCTGATTGATTCTGGAAATGTGGAACCTTCTGAGTTGCTTGCTGACATGGATAATCAAATTGTAAAAGCCAAAGAAGAGGCTCTCAGTAGAAAAGATATCTTGGATAAGGTTGAGAAGTGGATGTCAGCTTGTGAAGAAGAGAGTTGGCTTGAGGATTACAATCGG GATGACAACAGGTACAATGCAAGCAGAGGTGCACACCTGAATTTGAAACGAGCTGAAAAGGCCAGAATATTGGTAAACAAAATTCCAG CTCTTGTTGACACCTTGGTTGCCAAGACCCGGGCATGGGAAGAGGACCATGAATTGACTTTCGTGTATGACGGGGTTCCATTACTTGCCATGCTAGATGAATATGCAATGCTCAGGCAAGAAAGGGAAGAAGAGAAACGAAGGTTAAAG GATCAGAAGAAAATAATTGAGCAGCCAAGTACAGAGCATGAAACCGCATTTGGTTCAAGATCAAGCCCTGCTCGACCCCTTAGTAATACAAAGAAAGTGGTGGGCCCACGTGCGAATGGAACTCCAAACAGGCGGTTATCTCTGAATCAAAATGGAAGTAGGTCAGGGAAGAGGGACAGCATGAAGTCTGTTTCTCCGTCAAACTTTGCAAAAGAGGATGCTGCGTCACGTGTATCTGGCACAGAGCCTGCTCCCAGTACTCCTTAG